The Misgurnus anguillicaudatus chromosome 15, ASM2758022v2, whole genome shotgun sequence genome has a window encoding:
- the LOC141349713 gene encoding extracellular calcium-sensing receptor-like has product MWITRNIFLYLFFTSAFFLPNPDFCQLQGHFKLNGMYQDGDFIVGGLFEVQNLEVFPELSFTMEPEQPKCEEFYMASFQLAQTMVFAINEINNNHNLLPNITLGYQIYDNCLRLGVAFRAAIALISGTEESISNLNCTGPPPVIGLIGDSGSTQSIAISSVLGLFKVPMVSYYATCSCLSDRKKYPSFFRNIPSDAFQVRAMVQILRHFGWTWVGLLYSDDDYGIYAAQSFHQEMQLFGGCVAFSEIIPYDNNRKDIQRIVKVIQTSTAKVIVAFSTDLFVLMDELLMQNVTGKQWIASEAWTTTPILHSSHFLPLLGGTLGIAIRRGEIQGFLDFLLRLHPDKNPKNNMVKIFWENMFGCKFETGDREMKEGKLCTGQEDLSSTNTAYTDVSQLRASYNVYKAVYALAYALHDLMQCEEGRGPFSDNTCADITNLQPWQVVHYLQKVNFTTGFGDHVSFDKNGDALAIYDVMNWQPSADGSIIVRTVGVVDEGAATGKVLTLDEDALYWNFDTRKPPRSVCSESCQPGTRRARRKGLPVCCFDCLPCADGEISNTTDSAECFLCPNDFWSSQENDRCVPKEVEFLSYEEPLGISLTTASLLGTSFCAFVIVIFAHHRNTPVVRANNSELSFLLLLSLKLCFLCVLLFIGRPQLWTCQLRHAVFGISFVLCISSILVKTMVVIAVFKSSRPEGKAAIKWFGSAQQRSTVVVLTFMQVVICAVWLSTASPTPHKNSQYIRSKIVYECAIGSVAGFAVLLGYIGFLAALSFLLAFLARKLPDSFNEAKFITFSMLIFCAVWIAFVPAYVSSPGKYAVAVEIFAILASSFGLLVAIFAPKCYIILLHPERNTKKAIMGKETKLK; this is encoded by the exons ATGTGGATCACTCGAAACATATTCCTATATCTGTTCTTTACCTCAGCTTTTTTCTTACCAAACCCAGACTTCTGTCAGCTCCAGGGACACTTCAAGTTGAATGGGATGTACCAGGATGGAGATTTCATTGTTGGAGGCCTGTTTGAGGTTCAGAATCTCGAAGTATTTCCAGAACTGAGCTTCACAATGGAGCCAGAACAGCCCAAGTGTGAAGA ATTTTACATGGCAAGCTTTCAGTTAGCACAGACTATGGTTTTTGCCATAAATGAGATCAACAATAATCACAATCTGCTGCCTAACATTACGCTTGGTTACCAAATCTATGACAACTGTTTACGACTTGGAGTGGCATTTCGTGCTGCCATAGCTTTAATAAGTGGGACAGAGGAGAGCATCTCCAACCTTAACTGTACTGGACCACCCCCAGTGATTGGGCTCATTGGGGATTCAGGTTCCACTCAATCCATTGCAATATCCAGTGTGCTGGGGTTGTTCAAAGTGCCTATG GTTAGCTATTATGCCACCTGTTCCTGTTTGAGTGACAGGAAGAAATATCCCTCCTTCTTCAGAAATATTCCCAGTGATGCCTTCCAGGTTCGAGCTATGGTTCAGATCTTGAGACATTTTGGATGGACCTGGGTTGGTCTTCTCTATAGTGATGATGATTATGGCATCTACGCTGCTCAGTCCTTTCACCAGGAGATGCAGCTGTTTGGAGGTTGTGTTGCTTTTTCTGAAATCATTCCCTATGATAACAACCGCAAAGATATTCAGCGCATAGTAAAAGTCATTCAGACCTCTACAGCAAAGGTTATAGTAGCATTTTCAACTGATCTGTTTGTTCTAATGGATGAATTGTTGATGCAAAACGTAACAGGCAAGCAGTGGATTGCAAGCGAAGCATGGACCACAACACCTATATTGCACTCTTCACATTTTCTGCCTCTCCTGGGAGGCACGCTGGGCATTGCTATACGACGAGGAGAGATTCAAGGATTCCTTGACTTTCTGCTACGCCTTCATCCTGACAAAAATCCAAAAAATAATATGGTGAAAATTTTCTGGGAGAACATGTTTGGGTGCAAGTTTGAAACTGGAGACAGAGAAATGAAAGAAGGGAAACTATGTACAGGGCAAGAGGATCtgagcagcacaaacacagCATACACTGATGTATCACAACTGAGGGCCTCATATAATGTGTACAAAGCAGTTTATGCCCTGGCATATGCACTTCATGATCTAATGCAGTGTGAGGAGGGGAGAGGACCATTCAGTGACAACACCTGTGCTGACATAACAAACCTGCAGCCCTGGCAG GTGGTCCATTATCTACAAAAGGTAAACTTTACCACAGGATTTGGAGACCATGTGTCATTTGATAAGAATGGAGATGCTCTGGCCATCTATGATGTGATGAACTGGCAGCCGAGCGCTGATGGGTCAATCATTGTCCGCACAGTCGGTGTGGTGGATGAAGGGGCGGCAACAGGAAAGGTGCTCACACTGGATGAAGATGCATTATACTGGAACTTTGATACAAGAAAA CCCCCACGGTCAGTGTGCAGTGAGAGCTGCCAACCAGGCACCAGACGAGCCAGGAGGAAAGGCCTTCCTGTCTGCTGTTTTGACTGCCTGCCATGTGCAGATGGTGAAATTTCTAATACAACAG ATTCAGCTGAATGTTTTTTGTGTCCAAATGACTTTTGGTCCAGTCAAGAAAATGACCGCTGTGTTCCCAAAGAAGTGGAGTTTCTATCATATGAAGAACCTCTGGGCATCTCGCTGACCACTGCTTCCCTTCTAGGCACCAGTTTCTGTGCATTTGTGATTGTAATCTTTGCTCATCACCGCAACACTCCGGTTGTTCGTGCCAATAATTCAGAGCTCAGCTTCCTGCTGCTGCTGTCACTCAAACTGTGTTTCCTGTGTGTGCTGCTGTTTATTGGCCGACCACAGTTGTGGACGTGTCAGTTAAGACATGCTGTGTTTGGCATTAGCTTTGTCCTGTGCATTTCCAGCATTCTGGTCAAGACTATGGTGGTAATAGCCGTGTTTAAGTCATCTCGACCAGAGGGCAAAGCTGCCATAAAGTGGTTTGGTTCAGCACAGCAAAGAAgcacagttgttgttttaacttttatgCAGGTTGTGATATGCGCAGTCTGGCTATCAACTGCATCTCCAACACCTCATAAAAACAGTCAGTATATCAGGTCTAAAATAGTTTATGAATGTGCTATTGGTTCAGTGGCTGGATTCGCTGTGCTGCTGGGCTACATTGGGTTTCTGGCGGCATTGAGCTTCTTATTAGCTTTCCTGGCAAGAAAACTACCAGATAGTTTTAATGAAGCAAAGTTCATTACTTTTAGTATGTTGATCTTTTGTGCTGTGTGGATCGCGTTTGTTCCAGCTTATGTCAGCTCACCAGGGAAATATGCAGTGGCTGTGgagatttttgccattttggcTTCAAGTTTTGGAT